A section of the Methanoregula formicica SMSP genome encodes:
- a CDS encoding glycosyltransferase encodes MTVSQTTSLNSQDIHYLASENSVKLSILLPVRNEGANIPVTVKMLNLFVSCSQEIIIIYDFPEDNSVPVVNNLIKQYPNITLLQNTQGAGVLNAVRTGIRESHGKYILIYPADEILPIFAINDMILLLDEGCDFINCTRYSYGGKRLGGNLISGIISRLGNKTFTFLAGSDLSDATTGIKMFRKSVFPLFSFEFAPIGWAFAFEMSVKAQLLDLKLGEVPLTSIDRLIGGVSTQNFKKWFIQYFRLYMWGILKLRFRNRSNDVYKIIRRPYPKNNMEK; translated from the coding sequence ATGACTGTCTCACAAACCACTTCCCTTAATAGCCAGGATATTCATTATTTGGCCAGTGAGAATTCGGTGAAATTATCGATTTTATTACCGGTAAGAAATGAGGGGGCAAATATTCCGGTTACAGTAAAAATGCTGAATTTATTTGTGTCCTGTTCTCAGGAGATCATTATCATATATGATTTTCCCGAGGATAACAGTGTCCCCGTTGTTAATAACTTAATAAAGCAGTATCCCAATATCACATTGCTTCAAAATACCCAAGGAGCTGGAGTATTGAATGCCGTCAGGACGGGTATCCGTGAATCTCATGGAAAGTACATTCTGATATATCCAGCAGATGAAATATTACCAATATTTGCGATAAATGACATGATACTTCTGCTTGACGAAGGATGTGATTTTATCAATTGTACCCGGTATTCTTATGGCGGGAAACGATTAGGAGGAAATCTGATCAGTGGGATTATATCAAGGTTAGGAAATAAAACATTTACATTTCTTGCAGGATCTGACCTTTCAGATGCCACAACCGGAATTAAAATGTTCAGAAAATCAGTTTTTCCGCTTTTTTCATTTGAATTCGCGCCAATTGGATGGGCATTTGCATTTGAAATGTCTGTAAAAGCGCAATTGCTTGATTTAAAATTAGGAGAAGTCCCTTTAACTTCAATAGACCGCTTGATTGGAGGGGTGTCAACTCAAAATTTTAAAAAATGGTTCATCCAATATTTCAGACTATATATGTGGGGCATTTTGAAGTTACGATTCAGGAATCGGTCAAATGATGTGTACAAAATAATAAGGAGACCGTACCCTAAGAATAATATGGAGAAATGA
- a CDS encoding class I SAM-dependent methyltransferase, protein MTDRAKIDEYWEMPNTVSLLDKNLRKLETDFVLSHLSSNDELADLGCGGGESTIHYAKKVKSCLALEHSNQLRSIAKKRFKSEKLKNISLVDGDILDLSAYSGKFNVVVTQRVLINFLSWDEQKQIIDNIWSTLRPGGRYIMVENTFEGFEELNAVRRGVNLPNIPLHDWHNYFLHYDKFIDYIEDKFVIETTHTFNLYYLLTRVFLNMFANFEGYGSLAKKDRIFDIADVAARELHEKYGNKITIQVNKGDSFGPIQGFVLRRMG, encoded by the coding sequence ATGACCGATCGCGCGAAAATTGATGAATATTGGGAGATGCCAAACACGGTCTCACTATTGGATAAAAATCTAAGAAAACTTGAGACAGATTTTGTTTTATCGCATCTGAGTTCTAACGACGAATTGGCAGATCTTGGTTGTGGGGGCGGTGAATCCACAATTCATTATGCAAAAAAAGTCAAATCGTGTTTGGCATTAGAGCATTCAAACCAATTGAGATCAATAGCAAAAAAGCGATTCAAATCAGAAAAACTTAAAAATATCTCACTTGTTGATGGAGATATTCTTGATTTATCTGCCTATTCAGGGAAATTTAATGTTGTCGTTACTCAGCGCGTTTTAATAAATTTTTTGTCGTGGGATGAGCAAAAACAAATAATAGATAATATCTGGAGTACTCTTCGTCCGGGTGGACGATATATTATGGTTGAAAATACATTTGAGGGATTTGAGGAATTAAATGCCGTAAGGCGTGGTGTTAATTTGCCAAACATCCCTCTGCATGACTGGCACAATTACTTTTTACATTATGACAAATTCATAGATTATATCGAAGATAAATTTGTGATAGAGACAACACACACATTCAATTTATATTATTTATTGACTAGAGTTTTTTTGAATATGTTCGCGAATTTTGAGGGTTATGGATCTCTCGCGAAAAAAGATAGGATATTTGATATCGCAGATGTTGCAGCTCGTGAGTTGCACGAAAAATATGGTAATAAAATTACAATACAAGTGAATAAGGGTGACTCCTTCGGTCCTATTCAAGGTTTTGTACTACGGCGAATGGGGTGA
- a CDS encoding class I SAM-dependent methyltransferase has product MIAETCKTIELEKSLSNIELFEEFDLTDGHPWVSNINSNHANYYNCLYKIANREKPRRILELGTAFGLSAATMLKASPNIELFVSLDLGIYGEQLGFSQNNIDFARTRIHQWCCHRKIPLNRIRFYRANSQPGVVGDNENFGVEIRKWYDIPDLVRLLTHYEFDVIFVDGKHTDDGLYNDFVTVWQLLRDGGLIICDDLHDEKTYGKIFSWAGQTLESFHRFTNEHKAEIDDQYIWNYPRVMPMDYTGLRPFGLIRKKKRMILELTKKWFDFFNKQESLAIIQARQDHLASLGLDLSYKSVLEVGCGIGKDTCFFEKLGCTIHSTDSRPENVAEYLRRRPDRKGFVDIVDLNCSNSHVKFGKFNIVYCYGTLHQLENPSQCLKELSKNCKDLFLLETCVNSLDNGNINSVYADDQGEDKPFNEIKCRPARDWIMQELKKYYPYVYCTRTQPAHSDYPIIWPANREEFINTRCVFVASKRVLCHPTLIPDIPQSQGRLEPII; this is encoded by the coding sequence ATGATTGCTGAAACATGTAAAACAATCGAATTAGAAAAATCTTTATCCAATATTGAATTATTTGAGGAATTTGATTTGACCGATGGTCACCCATGGGTATCCAATATCAATTCCAATCACGCGAATTATTACAACTGTTTGTATAAAATCGCGAATCGTGAAAAACCGCGACGAATTCTGGAATTAGGTACGGCGTTTGGTTTAAGTGCTGCAACTATGCTGAAGGCATCCCCTAATATCGAGTTATTCGTTTCCCTCGATCTCGGAATTTATGGAGAGCAATTAGGTTTTTCCCAGAATAATATTGATTTTGCACGTACACGGATTCACCAATGGTGCTGTCACAGGAAGATCCCTCTTAACCGGATACGGTTCTATCGTGCCAACAGCCAGCCAGGAGTGGTTGGGGATAATGAGAATTTTGGTGTAGAAATTCGCAAATGGTATGATATACCCGATCTTGTCCGTCTTTTAACGCACTATGAGTTTGATGTCATTTTTGTTGATGGAAAACACACGGACGACGGATTGTATAATGATTTTGTTACGGTCTGGCAGTTGCTTCGTGATGGCGGGCTTATAATTTGCGATGATCTGCATGATGAAAAAACTTATGGAAAGATTTTTTCCTGGGCGGGCCAGACATTGGAGTCATTTCATCGATTTACTAATGAGCATAAAGCGGAGATAGATGATCAGTATATCTGGAATTATCCTCGCGTTATGCCCATGGATTATACCGGCTTGCGTCCTTTCGGTTTAATCCGAAAGAAAAAAAGGATGATTCTGGAATTAACCAAAAAATGGTTTGATTTTTTTAATAAGCAAGAATCTCTTGCGATTATTCAGGCACGGCAGGATCACTTGGCATCACTCGGCTTAGATCTTTCATATAAATCCGTTCTTGAAGTTGGATGTGGCATCGGGAAAGATACCTGCTTTTTCGAAAAACTTGGATGTACGATTCACTCGACAGATTCCCGTCCAGAAAACGTGGCAGAATATTTACGTCGCCGCCCAGATAGGAAAGGCTTTGTGGATATCGTAGATCTGAATTGTTCCAACAGTCATGTAAAATTTGGGAAATTCAATATTGTGTATTGTTATGGAACATTACATCAGCTTGAGAATCCATCACAATGTCTTAAAGAACTATCGAAAAATTGCAAAGATCTCTTTTTATTGGAAACTTGTGTGAATTCATTGGATAATGGGAATATTAATAGTGTATATGCAGATGATCAAGGGGAAGATAAGCCATTCAATGAAATCAAATGTAGACCAGCACGGGATTGGATTATGCAGGAATTAAAAAAATACTATCCTTACGTATATTGTACTCGTACTCAGCCTGCTCATTCGGATTACCCCATAATCTGGCCTGCAAACAGAGAAGAATTTATAAACACACGTTGTGTTTTTGTAGCATCAAAGCGTGTGCTTTGTCATCCTACCCTTATTCCTGATATTCCGCAATCTCAAGGAAGACTTGAACCGATAATATAA
- a CDS encoding glycosyltransferase family 39 protein, whose amino-acid sequence MRLDKIIKGIKDFSPDLLIIISPLFIFCLTAPQKWLFTEVGPLDPWMFLRKFIFYTSGFINDYKDCRLPWIIPGHISYSLFGPLTGHYVILLLLLCGTTICVYFLMRNLFNRNVAIISSVFISCYPFAHGSGGWLYHNTPLLFYYCLGFLAITLATTNRNRTCWLFVSGAAFVSALHLDPFFIFPVIFAVGHYIILHKIRLKTYPSVISFIWIGIGSVGITAIYSIVNYVYGGLFLFFIPQLNYIIYLSKGNVWYPSDNSWILTANHLAFPILFSILGLVILIYYIKNIKKIQNQKTIIAISIILQFLILFGILAYFTFVWKQTVLTHDYPAFRIIGPMLIAIGSILYLTIKNIKTYGGYFLPLCTIIIFTIPMVFLTGPFISSIQGAFSDIFPKISWLLPVLIGFASFAGFYLIKGKTWAIIILLIGLSLANCLLIAPFSNNYYWNQKCAVNKDFHVVFSETTEYMMNIDPSREALYWTDINDNLPICADCSAIPTPPIVDSLVSAVDSHWYGHYLSDTGAQPTQNIENISGDIITKLKTDQKIVIISSIQNNSINQQRIIAKYAKHGISLKITAEKRINYGKIAYNLSVLKAG is encoded by the coding sequence ATGCGGTTAGATAAAATAATAAAAGGAATTAAAGATTTTAGCCCAGACTTGTTAATTATTATATCTCCATTATTTATCTTTTGTCTTACTGCACCACAAAAGTGGTTATTTACTGAAGTTGGACCACTTGATCCTTGGATGTTTTTACGAAAATTCATTTTTTATACAAGCGGATTCATCAATGATTACAAAGATTGCCGTTTGCCATGGATTATTCCGGGGCATATCAGTTATTCCTTGTTTGGTCCTCTCACCGGGCACTATGTCATCCTTTTATTATTATTGTGCGGGACAACGATCTGCGTATATTTTTTAATGAGAAACTTATTCAATAGAAATGTTGCCATCATCAGTTCAGTCTTTATCAGTTGTTACCCATTTGCTCATGGATCAGGGGGGTGGCTTTACCATAATACTCCCTTGTTATTTTATTATTGTCTCGGTTTTCTTGCTATTACCTTGGCAACAACAAATCGAAATAGGACATGCTGGTTATTTGTTTCAGGTGCAGCGTTTGTAAGTGCTCTCCATCTCGATCCATTTTTCATATTTCCGGTAATTTTTGCGGTGGGACATTACATTATTCTACATAAAATACGTTTGAAAACATATCCCTCTGTGATATCATTCATTTGGATTGGTATTGGCTCTGTAGGCATTACAGCAATTTATTCGATTGTTAACTACGTTTATGGCGGGTTGTTTTTATTTTTTATACCTCAATTAAATTATATTATATACTTATCAAAAGGAAATGTATGGTATCCATCAGACAATAGCTGGATCTTAACGGCAAATCACCTTGCATTTCCGATTTTATTTTCAATTCTTGGATTAGTGATACTTATATATTATATTAAAAACATTAAAAAAATACAAAATCAAAAAACCATAATCGCTATCAGTATAATACTACAATTTCTTATCCTTTTTGGTATTTTAGCATATTTCACATTCGTATGGAAACAAACAGTTTTAACGCACGATTACCCAGCCTTCAGAATAATTGGCCCAATGCTGATAGCCATTGGTAGTATATTATATTTAACTATAAAAAATATCAAGACATATGGAGGATATTTTCTACCACTATGTACAATAATAATTTTTACAATTCCCATGGTTTTTTTAACGGGACCGTTCATTAGTTCAATTCAAGGTGCCTTTTCAGATATTTTTCCGAAAATCAGCTGGCTACTACCGGTTCTTATTGGATTTGCTAGTTTTGCTGGTTTTTATCTTATAAAAGGAAAAACATGGGCAATAATTATTCTGCTGATCGGACTGAGCCTCGCGAATTGTCTGCTAATTGCGCCATTTTCAAATAATTATTACTGGAACCAAAAATGCGCTGTTAATAAGGATTTCCATGTTGTTTTTTCTGAAACAACAGAATACATGATGAATATCGATCCTTCTCGGGAGGCATTATATTGGACGGACATCAACGACAATCTCCCGATCTGTGCTGATTGCTCGGCAATTCCAACACCGCCGATAGTAGACAGCCTCGTTTCAGCTGTAGATTCACATTGGTATGGACATTACCTTTCTGATACCGGAGCACAACCAACACAGAATATTGAAAATATTTCAGGAGATATTATAACAAAGCTGAAAACAGATCAAAAAATTGTGATTATCTCTTCAATTCAAAATAATTCAATTAATCAACAAAGAATAATCGCTAAGTATGCAAAACATGGAATTTCACTGAAAATCACCGCCGAAAAAAGGATTAATTACGGTAAAATTGCTTATAATTTAAGCGTTTTGAAAGCTGGGTAA
- a CDS encoding NAD-dependent epimerase/dehydratase family protein has product MPKFYLVTGGTGFIGSALVHRLIKKGLNVRVFDNNSRGSFNRLNDITDKIDFFEGDIRDKRTVNRAMEDIDSVIHLAFVNGTEFFYTKPEFVLDVGVKGITNILDACQEKNVRELVLASSSEVYQTPPIYPTNESVPLSIPDPLNPRYSYAAGKIISEIMAINFGRKFFDRVIIFRPHNVYGPDMGWEHVIPQFAVRIKQLLNNSSEKTIRFPVQGNGSDTRSFIFIEDFISGLELILDKGKHLEIYHIGTQEEISIANLANMVADYYNQNICIVPGQAALGGTQRRCPDISKMRSLGFHPKYSLKEGLSQTLKWYDSASVIADSKT; this is encoded by the coding sequence ATGCCAAAATTTTATCTTGTAACCGGAGGCACAGGATTTATTGGTAGTGCCTTAGTTCATCGGCTAATTAAAAAAGGCCTGAACGTTCGTGTATTTGATAACAATTCTCGGGGATCATTTAACAGGTTGAACGATATAACAGACAAAATAGATTTTTTCGAAGGAGATATCCGGGATAAAAGAACTGTGAATAGAGCGATGGAAGATATCGATTCTGTTATCCATCTGGCATTCGTCAATGGTACGGAATTCTTCTATACAAAACCAGAATTTGTCTTGGATGTCGGGGTCAAAGGCATAACCAACATTCTGGATGCCTGCCAGGAAAAAAATGTCAGGGAACTGGTTCTTGCATCTAGCTCCGAAGTATATCAGACACCCCCGATATACCCCACAAATGAGTCCGTCCCACTCTCCATTCCGGACCCCCTAAATCCGCGATATTCATATGCAGCTGGGAAAATAATCAGTGAGATTATGGCAATCAATTTCGGGAGAAAATTTTTTGACCGGGTAATAATCTTCCGCCCCCATAATGTGTACGGCCCTGACATGGGTTGGGAACATGTTATTCCCCAGTTTGCTGTCCGGATAAAGCAATTACTGAATAATTCATCTGAAAAAACTATTAGGTTCCCTGTTCAGGGAAACGGATCCGACACACGATCCTTCATTTTCATTGAGGACTTTATTTCCGGGCTGGAATTAATACTTGACAAAGGAAAACATCTGGAGATCTACCATATCGGTACTCAGGAGGAGATTTCCATCGCGAACCTTGCAAATATGGTTGCAGATTATTACAATCAGAATATTTGTATTGTACCTGGCCAAGCCGCCTTAGGGGGAACACAGAGACGTTGCCCGGATATCTCTAAAATGCGATCATTAGGATTCCATCCCAAATATTCACTCAAAGAAGGACTATCACAAACATTGAAATGGTACGATTCAGCTTCAGTAATTGCCGATTCAAAAACATAA
- a CDS encoding sulfotransferase domain-containing protein, which produces MDLLIKTDTKKMILKEKNQKTIYFDYNNADFDFDHFLNKWLDLLYYIKNDKLLEHNYKIYLKYIAATKSGSVLSKIYYKFYLDLNKGFNLSRIREYDKVSNKNLKIHLWHIAAPKSGSTWLTQILQNLLQWNVCPLMLIHDRREHEISIVNLIHAVMQDYCFSPHQHCRYSEATLKIINKLEIKPILQYRNIYDTVVSFYDHCEKMLNFPMAYMDENNWKSLNENERMDFVIDLIVPWYFNFYAGWFSSDLVKEGKILLISYESLLSNPYNEVKKIIDWIGIQKSDEEINSAIFSTKDQFTMKNVGIVGRGTVLTIEQKQRIKKMASYYPKIDFSSLGI; this is translated from the coding sequence ATGGATCTTTTAATAAAAACTGATACCAAAAAAATGATTTTAAAAGAAAAAAACCAAAAAACGATTTATTTTGATTACAACAACGCGGATTTTGATTTTGATCATTTTTTAAATAAATGGCTGGATTTACTTTATTATATTAAAAATGATAAATTATTAGAACATAATTATAAGATTTATTTGAAATACATTGCTGCCACTAAAAGTGGATCGGTATTATCTAAAATATATTATAAATTTTATCTTGATTTAAATAAGGGATTTAATTTATCTCGCATAAGAGAATATGACAAAGTTTCAAATAAAAATTTAAAGATTCATTTATGGCATATCGCCGCCCCAAAAAGTGGATCAACATGGCTGACTCAAATCCTCCAAAATCTTCTACAATGGAATGTTTGTCCATTGATGCTTATTCATGATAGAAGAGAACATGAGATCAGTATAGTTAATCTGATTCACGCTGTTATGCAGGATTACTGTTTCTCTCCTCATCAACATTGTCGATATTCAGAAGCAACACTGAAGATAATAAACAAATTGGAAATAAAACCGATTTTGCAATATAGGAATATTTACGATACGGTTGTCAGTTTTTACGATCATTGTGAAAAAATGTTGAATTTCCCAATGGCATATATGGATGAAAATAATTGGAAATCACTTAATGAAAATGAAAGGATGGATTTCGTTATCGATTTAATTGTTCCGTGGTATTTCAATTTTTATGCAGGATGGTTTTCTTCAGATTTAGTAAAAGAAGGAAAGATCTTATTGATATCATATGAAAGCCTCTTATCTAATCCCTATAACGAAGTAAAAAAAATAATTGACTGGATTGGAATACAGAAAAGCGATGAGGAGATTAACTCCGCAATTTTTTCAACAAAGGACCAATTTACTATGAAAAACGTTGGGATCGTAGGTAGAGGAACGGTGTTAACCATTGAACAAAAACAAAGAATTAAAAAAATGGCAAGTTACTATCCAAAGATTGACTTTTCCTCCCTTGGGATTTGA
- a CDS encoding class I SAM-dependent methyltransferase has product MVQKNEYTSKVVEECQICKNPHLESVLFLGYLPPVNELHPIGQQPHEQPSYPAELLCCSQCHLVQLGLIVNPKILFPKEYPYTSSTTKILRDNFAELYDECKTIVPLTKDDLIVDIGSNDGNLLNNFKDNHKVLGITPEEIGKIAISRGIPTIIDYFSPDVVNKVISEHGKAKIVTATNVFAHIDDVNEITELIKKMITPDGIFISESHYLISLIETLQYDTIYHEHLRYYSLHSLQYLLNKHGFEIIHAKRIPTHGGSIRVYAAHIGEYDVKPSVKTLLDAEQKMGFTVDRLRQFKNDIIISKLQLYELLLTIKKSGKRIYGISAPSRASTLINYTGLDDGIIDAVVEIKGSHKIGKYIPGTLIPILDESFIFENQPEFVVIFSWHIADELIPKLKEKGYLGKFIIPLPQPKII; this is encoded by the coding sequence ATGGTTCAAAAAAATGAATATACCAGTAAAGTTGTCGAAGAGTGTCAGATCTGTAAAAATCCACATCTGGAATCAGTCTTGTTTCTGGGATATCTGCCCCCGGTTAACGAACTTCACCCGATCGGACAACAGCCTCACGAACAACCTTCATATCCGGCAGAATTACTGTGTTGCTCGCAATGTCACCTGGTACAGTTGGGTCTGATTGTGAATCCAAAGATATTATTCCCCAAAGAATATCCATATACCAGCAGCACGACAAAAATTCTCCGTGATAATTTTGCCGAATTGTACGATGAATGCAAGACAATCGTTCCTTTAACCAAGGACGATCTCATAGTCGATATTGGATCAAACGATGGAAACCTTTTGAACAACTTTAAGGACAATCACAAGGTCCTAGGAATAACACCGGAAGAGATTGGAAAGATTGCAATCTCCCGTGGAATTCCCACAATCATTGATTATTTTTCTCCTGATGTTGTCAACAAAGTGATTTCAGAACACGGTAAGGCAAAAATCGTAACAGCTACAAACGTCTTTGCCCATATCGATGATGTCAATGAAATTACCGAACTTATCAAGAAAATGATAACACCAGATGGCATATTCATTTCGGAATCACATTACCTGATATCACTTATCGAGACATTACAGTACGACACAATTTACCACGAACATTTGCGGTATTATTCTCTCCACAGTCTCCAGTACCTCCTGAACAAACACGGATTTGAAATTATCCATGCAAAGAGGATACCTACGCACGGCGGTTCAATCCGCGTTTATGCTGCTCACATAGGAGAATATGATGTAAAACCCTCTGTCAAGACATTGCTCGATGCAGAACAAAAGATGGGATTTACTGTTGATCGATTGAGGCAGTTCAAGAATGATATCATTATTTCAAAATTGCAGCTGTACGAACTTTTGTTAACCATTAAAAAATCAGGTAAAAGAATCTATGGGATTAGCGCTCCATCAAGGGCAAGTACTCTCATCAATTATACTGGGCTTGATGATGGGATAATTGATGCCGTTGTCGAGATCAAAGGTTCCCATAAGATCGGAAAATATATCCCGGGAACATTAATACCAATCCTTGATGAGTCATTCATCTTTGAGAACCAACCGGAATTCGTAGTCATCTTCTCTTGGCATATTGCAGATGAGTTAATCCCGAAACTCAAGGAAAAGGGATATCTGGGGAAATTTATTATTCCGCTACCACAACCGAAAATTATTTGA
- a CDS encoding DegT/DnrJ/EryC1/StrS family aminotransferase produces the protein MKNGRGKDRDYPWWSPQVTPKEYELVREVLDSNYLNEGDYTTRFENEIAQLLGVKHAIAVTSGTSALFLALAALGIGPSDEVIVPDVTFIATANAVKLTGAIPVLVDIDPDTLTISPGAVESAITQRTRAIIPVHVSGRAADLNAIMSIAKKYDLFIVEDAAEAFMSSIDGKYLGTFGNAGCFSFSPNKTISTGQGGMIVTNDDDLHIILRQLKDQGRPKRGTGGDDIHYSVGYNFKLTNLQAAIGLGQLSVLHNRLQRQKEIYTIYSDHFENSSNVSIIGFKINRGEIPLWTDAIIERRDVVESYLQKMGIHCRKFWYPIHTQKPYFQNDALFSQSTQLMSKAMWLPSAFILEDTDVEYVCNQIKRFFG, from the coding sequence ATGAAAAACGGGCGAGGGAAGGATCGAGATTATCCATGGTGGTCACCCCAAGTTACCCCGAAAGAGTACGAATTAGTGAGAGAAGTACTTGACAGTAATTATCTGAATGAGGGGGATTATACAACCCGTTTTGAAAATGAAATTGCGCAATTACTTGGAGTTAAACATGCAATTGCTGTTACAAGTGGTACATCAGCATTATTTCTTGCACTTGCAGCATTGGGAATTGGACCTTCCGATGAAGTCATAGTGCCAGATGTAACATTTATTGCAACTGCCAATGCAGTAAAATTGACCGGAGCCATACCAGTTCTCGTTGACATTGATCCGGATACACTTACCATATCACCTGGGGCTGTTGAATCTGCCATAACCCAAAGAACACGCGCAATTATTCCAGTTCATGTGAGCGGGAGGGCTGCAGATCTCAACGCAATTATGTCAATTGCGAAAAAATATGACCTTTTTATCGTTGAAGATGCCGCCGAAGCTTTCATGTCTTCAATTGACGGGAAGTATCTGGGAACTTTTGGAAACGCCGGATGTTTTTCATTTTCTCCCAATAAAACGATCTCAACAGGGCAGGGTGGGATGATCGTTACTAATGATGATGATCTCCACATTATCCTTCGTCAACTAAAAGACCAAGGTCGTCCGAAAAGGGGGACGGGCGGAGATGACATTCATTATTCCGTTGGTTATAATTTCAAGTTGACAAACCTGCAGGCTGCAATCGGGTTGGGACAACTGTCTGTTTTACATAATCGACTACAACGACAAAAAGAGATTTATACAATTTATTCAGATCATTTTGAAAATTCATCTAATGTATCAATTATCGGATTTAAGATAAATCGGGGAGAAATTCCCTTATGGACAGATGCAATCATAGAAAGACGTGACGTGGTGGAATCGTATCTCCAGAAAATGGGAATTCACTGCAGAAAATTCTGGTACCCGATTCACACACAAAAGCCGTATTTTCAGAATGATGCACTGTTTTCTCAAAGCACTCAGTTAATGTCCAAAGCTATGTGGCTTCCATCTGCATTTATCTTGGAAGACACTGATGTCGAATATGTATGTAACCAGATAAAGCGTTTTTTTGGATAA
- a CDS encoding lysylphosphatidylglycerol synthase transmembrane domain-containing protein, translated as MRSYIKLLIPYIISIIAIWLILRQIQIVDIFPVLATANIFFLVLSIFFLICSMWAISRRWVLLIDSDSVQKKDAFSAVWIGYLGNAILPFRLGEIIRSYFLSKKSCISIVQLLTTIIIEKLFDICFLLGLFFVISLFLPLPSWIIFSGKLIAGLVLILIICLILIYKSKKSFQDVCLKIFSKLPLGKFRQYIEPCSNSFILGFKVFNNPFRFIQITLWTLIIWSFAFLLNSCILWSLGIDTWLPLSFMTLVVNNLGMVIPSMPSNIGVYHYLAIVTLSIFNINPVTALSYAILSHIINFGSFIIGGLIALIINREDIGSFFREALEAEK; from the coding sequence TTGAGATCATATATAAAGTTATTAATTCCCTATATAATTAGTATAATTGCCATCTGGCTGATACTAAGACAGATTCAAATTGTTGACATATTCCCCGTCCTTGCAACGGCAAATATATTTTTTCTGGTTTTATCAATATTTTTTTTAATTTGCTCGATGTGGGCGATATCCCGAAGATGGGTTTTACTAATCGATTCTGATAGTGTTCAAAAAAAGGATGCATTTTCAGCAGTCTGGATCGGGTACTTGGGAAATGCGATCTTACCGTTCCGTTTAGGGGAAATTATCCGCAGTTATTTCCTGTCAAAAAAATCGTGCATCTCTATAGTCCAGTTATTAACAACAATTATCATTGAAAAATTATTTGATATATGTTTCTTATTGGGATTATTTTTTGTAATTAGTTTATTTTTGCCTCTTCCGTCTTGGATTATTTTCTCCGGTAAATTGATTGCAGGACTCGTTTTAATACTCATTATCTGCCTGATTTTAATTTATAAATCAAAAAAATCCTTCCAGGATGTCTGTCTGAAAATTTTTTCCAAACTCCCCCTTGGGAAATTTAGACAGTATATTGAGCCATGTAGCAACTCATTTATCTTGGGATTCAAAGTGTTCAACAATCCTTTCCGGTTTATTCAAATCACACTCTGGACATTGATCATCTGGTCTTTTGCCTTTTTATTGAATTCCTGTATTCTCTGGAGCCTTGGGATAGACACCTGGCTTCCATTGTCATTTATGACACTAGTGGTAAATAATCTCGGAATGGTGATACCTTCGATGCCAAGTAATATTGGAGTATATCATTATCTCGCGATTGTCACATTATCAATATTTAACATAAATCCTGTAACGGCATTGAGCTATGCAATCCTGTCGCATATTATCAATTTTGGTTCGTTTATCATCGGAGGACTGATTGCACTAATTATTAATCGTGAAGATATCGGTAGTTTTTTCAGAGAAGCACTGGAGGCTGAAAAATAG